One segment of Alkaliphilus flagellatus DNA contains the following:
- a CDS encoding zf-HC2 domain-containing protein: MKCEIIQDLLPSYIDDLTSSESNLEIEEHLKNCPQCKEIFEQMKAEVKVENIEYNKEKIKPFKKLNRKVFRAVLITLTVCVLAVGSYVYFFGIGWKVNSDDMNIEYSYKNGIITFEFELTNGRVLNAWTSVGESDIKFTESFSSSLDDRGEYPNQFYYGIHYINDKGNIREFTDDDCVILHFKDTTKTLYLKEIAKELGIQ, translated from the coding sequence ATGAAATGTGAAATTATACAAGATCTGTTACCAAGTTATATTGATGATTTGACTAGCTCTGAAAGCAACCTTGAAATTGAAGAGCATCTTAAAAATTGTCCTCAGTGCAAGGAGATTTTTGAGCAAATGAAAGCAGAGGTCAAAGTAGAAAATATCGAGTATAACAAAGAAAAAATCAAACCATTCAAAAAGCTTAACAGAAAGGTTTTTAGAGCAGTTCTTATAACATTGACTGTGTGTGTATTGGCAGTAGGGTCTTATGTGTATTTCTTTGGAATCGGATGGAAAGTAAACTCCGATGATATGAACATAGAATATTCCTATAAAAACGGCATAATTACATTTGAGTTTGAACTGACAAACGGCAGAGTTCTTAACGCTTGGACTAGTGTGGGCGAATCTGATATCAAGTTTACAGAAAGTTTCAGTAGTTCCTTAGATGACAGAGGAGAGTATCCAAATCAATTTTATTATGGTATACACTATATTAATGATAAGGGCAATATAAGAGAATTCACTGATGATGATTGCGTTATATTACATTTTAAGGACACAACCAAAACTTTATATTTGAAAGAAATTGCCAAAGAGTTGGGTATACAGTAA
- a CDS encoding cupin domain-containing protein, giving the protein MDKINVYEKLNLFNEYWSPKILGEVNESYVKVAKFKGEFLWHTHENEDEMFYVLKGLLIIKFRDKDVILNEGEFLIISKGIEHMPVAEEEVHVMLIEPKATLNTGEVKNERTVGRLEKI; this is encoded by the coding sequence ATGGATAAAATCAACGTTTACGAGAAATTAAATCTTTTTAATGAGTATTGGAGTCCGAAAATATTAGGTGAAGTTAATGAATCATATGTAAAAGTTGCAAAATTTAAAGGCGAATTTTTATGGCACACTCATGAAAATGAAGATGAAATGTTTTATGTTCTAAAAGGTCTATTGATAATTAAGTTTAGGGATAAGGATGTTATTTTAAATGAAGGAGAATTTCTTATAATTTCAAAAGGAATTGAACATATGCCTGTTGCTGAAGAAGAAGTACATGTGATGTTAATTGAACCAAAAGCAACATTGAATACTGGAGAAGTAAAAAATGAAAGAACAGTAGGAAGACTTGAAAAAATTTAA
- a CDS encoding pyridoxamine 5'-phosphate oxidase family protein: MRRKDREMSKEFGIEVIDKSRYGILSMIDEDNEPYGIPLSIVRDGNILYFHSAMDGKKVKTFEKNPSVSVAFVGETKIPENYTKEELDEIIKDESKTILLISKVFTTEFESAVVIGKAKLVNDENEKIKAMRLICEKYTPIKMDYFPMAIKAGLRRTNVYAIEIEEITSKRKKYDIRGEEMKWGRMENLY; encoded by the coding sequence ATGAGACGAAAAGACAGAGAAATGAGCAAGGAATTTGGTATTGAAGTCATAGATAAGTCAAGATATGGTATCCTTTCCATGATTGATGAAGATAATGAACCTTATGGAATCCCTCTTTCCATTGTGAGAGATGGAAATATTTTATATTTTCATTCAGCAATGGATGGGAAAAAGGTAAAAACATTTGAGAAAAATCCTAGTGTTAGCGTAGCATTTGTAGGAGAAACAAAAATCCCAGAAAACTATACTAAAGAGGAGTTAGATGAAATCATAAAGGATGAATCAAAGACAATATTACTTATTAGTAAAGTTTTTACTACTGAGTTTGAATCTGCTGTTGTGATAGGTAAGGCAAAATTAGTAAATGATGAAAATGAAAAGATTAAGGCTATGAGATTAATATGTGAGAAATATACTCCAATAAAAATGGATTATTTCCCTATGGCAATTAAAGCAGGATTAAGAAGGACCAATGTATATGCAATAGAAATTGAAGAAATTACATCTAAGAGAAAAAAATATGATATACGTGGTGAAGAAATGAAATGGGGAAGGATGGAAAATTTATATTAA
- a CDS encoding putative holin-like toxin yields the protein MDTYQAISLMIAFGMFVISLISYLDRDKK from the coding sequence ATGGATACATATCAAGCAATATCGTTAATGATTGCGTTTGGAATGTTCGTTATATCACTTATCTCCTATTTAGATAGAGATAAAAAATAA
- a CDS encoding GNAT family N-acetyltransferase, which produces MNLELSLYEVNSKEEVDFFWKKRDHYMKEDIIPNCSLGTPLDEEDEKWFFSKEYKDHIMNLFSRNKDQLKIIFFRKNNEYVGFCVYVIYLSEDGKCFIIDYCIDSNHRNQDLGKQFFYLLKDYAIAKGAKYFALNLSNENNRRFWESLRFEKAYIDESGNYVYLNRINMDLIQSG; this is translated from the coding sequence ATGAATTTAGAATTGAGTTTATATGAAGTGAACTCGAAAGAAGAAGTTGATTTTTTCTGGAAAAAAAGAGATCACTATATGAAGGAAGATATAATTCCAAACTGCAGCTTAGGCACTCCACTGGATGAAGAGGATGAAAAATGGTTCTTCTCAAAAGAGTACAAAGATCATATAATGAATCTTTTCAGTAGAAATAAGGATCAACTAAAGATCATATTTTTTAGAAAGAATAATGAATATGTTGGATTTTGTGTTTACGTAATTTATCTTTCAGAGGATGGGAAGTGCTTCATAATTGACTACTGTATAGATTCAAATCATAGAAATCAAGACCTTGGCAAGCAGTTTTTTTATCTTTTAAAAGATTACGCAATTGCAAAGGGAGCTAAATATTTCGCACTTAATTTATCTAACGAGAATAATCGAAGATTCTGGGAATCTTTAAGATTTGAAAAAGCGTATATTGATGAATCTGGAAATTATGTTTATTTGAATAGAATAAATATGGACCTTATTCAAAGTGGATAG
- a CDS encoding ATPase, T2SS/T4P/T4SS family codes for MIVNRIEERSVQKQNKNNEQVFISIYDVISRIADEVVKNHKDIIADITLSKSPKSVLEKLVLKIIANRNYKVAEVNRPDLVKEVIDHILGYGIIQKYIDLPDFNNAYINGPDNVWVKCGNKMERVDVSFGSNENLLSYIQTTIQANLKGEINENKALVKFEDKENKLRIICGISPVTTLSPTIVFRKHRDDAYSLKELVDIGMLTEEQAEDLVRYAQAGANIMFVGKGGAGKTTLMRAVLEELNKETRILVMEEHPELFLKHPNAIHTLVKRNEHGQIYGIREISDMGLLMSIDAYVYGEIREGEAMTFFNGAFAGNQTFNTAHAGSAKKALRKMMINMKMSGTNLSDEVLLDILYESVNIIVYLDSFTVAEMAEINSEGKDKYNYLWKFNIKHREATFIQGEHIKTGFVESEDLIIKLMQSNLLKEGDLDAYNIDNITSLYGAAFNN; via the coding sequence ATGATTGTAAATAGAATAGAAGAACGCTCTGTTCAGAAACAAAATAAAAATAATGAACAAGTTTTTATATCTATATATGATGTAATTTCTAGGATAGCTGATGAAGTTGTTAAAAACCATAAAGATATCATTGCAGATATTACACTTTCAAAGTCGCCTAAGTCAGTACTTGAAAAGCTTGTTCTAAAGATTATTGCTAACAGAAATTACAAGGTAGCTGAGGTAAATAGGCCAGATTTAGTAAAGGAAGTCATAGATCATATCCTAGGCTATGGTATTATACAAAAATATATTGATTTACCAGATTTTAATAATGCTTATATAAATGGTCCTGATAATGTTTGGGTCAAATGTGGAAATAAGATGGAAAGAGTAGATGTTAGCTTTGGAAGTAATGAAAACCTACTTTCATATATACAAACTACCATACAGGCAAATTTAAAAGGTGAAATTAATGAGAATAAGGCACTAGTTAAGTTTGAGGATAAAGAGAATAAGCTAAGGATCATCTGTGGTATATCTCCTGTAACTACATTAAGTCCAACTATAGTATTTAGAAAGCATAGAGATGATGCATATTCACTTAAGGAGTTAGTAGATATAGGGATGCTTACAGAAGAACAAGCAGAAGATTTAGTTAGATATGCTCAAGCAGGAGCCAATATTATGTTTGTAGGTAAGGGAGGGGCAGGAAAAACTACATTAATGAGAGCAGTACTTGAAGAGTTAAATAAAGAAACTAGAATACTCGTCATGGAAGAGCATCCCGAACTTTTCTTAAAGCATCCTAATGCTATACACACTCTAGTAAAGAGAAATGAACATGGACAGATATATGGTATAAGAGAAATTTCAGACATGGGGCTCTTAATGAGTATAGACGCTTACGTATATGGAGAAATCAGAGAAGGAGAGGCTATGACATTCTTCAATGGAGCCTTTGCAGGAAATCAAACCTTTAATACAGCACATGCTGGCTCGGCAAAAAAGGCTCTAAGAAAGATGATGATAAACATGAAAATGTCAGGAACTAATCTTTCTGATGAAGTGCTACTGGATATACTATATGAAAGTGTAAATATTATTGTATATTTAGATAGTTTTACTGTTGCTGAAATGGCCGAAATTAACTCAGAAGGCAAAGATAAATATAATTACTTATGGAAATTTAATATTAAACATCGAGAGGCTACTTTTATACAAGGTGAACATATAAAAACAGGCTTTGTAGAATCGGAAGATTTAATTATTAAATTAATGCAAAGCAACCTTTTAAAGGAAGGTGATTTAGATGCTTATAATATTGATAATATTACTAGTCTTTATGGGGCTGCTTTTAATAATTAA
- a CDS encoding CPBP family intramembrane glutamic endopeptidase, translated as MKTRKIMVRIGTVLLLSIIIWRFISYLNGKFLGDEYNHTAHFFIALTTTILCLILIDTVRRIDKISWKYLGLDDLRTNIISFFIGIILWAIPAAIGLIICLMTGWVEIKVITTDLNQLLLSILILFITVFFIEAFPEELVLRGYIYSYLNSLFPHKITLFIQSLIFSLFAYFIGAIYSLDQLLFIPSYGLMLGYFRAKSGNVWTSIGFHAAIMTATQILNLAHNHFHVSGAFALRFFAFNLLPYMLGAIALELIYPKHNWNETVLICDD; from the coding sequence TTGAAAACAAGAAAAATAATGGTGAGAATAGGGACCGTATTACTATTATCAATTATAATATGGCGATTTATTTCATATCTAAATGGTAAGTTTTTAGGAGACGAGTATAATCATACAGCTCATTTCTTTATTGCTTTAACTACTACAATTTTATGTTTGATTCTTATTGATACTGTGCGCAGAATTGATAAGATTTCTTGGAAATATCTCGGGCTAGACGACCTTCGGACAAATATCATTTCTTTTTTTATTGGAATCATACTTTGGGCTATTCCTGCGGCTATTGGTCTGATTATCTGTTTAATGACTGGTTGGGTTGAAATAAAAGTAATAACAACAGATTTAAATCAGCTGTTGTTGAGTATCTTGATTTTATTTATAACTGTATTTTTTATAGAAGCATTTCCAGAAGAGCTTGTATTAAGAGGATATATTTACAGTTATTTAAATTCACTGTTTCCACACAAGATAACACTCTTTATACAATCACTTATATTTTCATTGTTTGCTTATTTTATAGGAGCTATATACTCTTTGGATCAACTCCTTTTTATTCCTAGTTATGGTTTAATGTTAGGTTATTTTAGAGCTAAATCAGGCAATGTTTGGACATCAATAGGATTCCATGCAGCGATCATGACTGCAACACAAATATTAAATTTGGCTCATAACCACTTTCATGTTAGCGGAGCTTTTGCTCTTAGGTTTTTTGCTTTTAATTTATTACCATATATGCTAGGAGCTATTGCATTAGAATTAATTTATCCAAAGCACAATTGGAATGAGACAGTTCTAATTTGCGATGATTAA
- a CDS encoding GNAT family N-acetyltransferase → MIELRKITYDNFDECIKLEPNEEQKSYVASNIRSLAQAYVSLTNNECIPMPYAIYDNDIMVGFIMLSYNKADENDDENTYWVWRLMIDKRYQGKGYGKETMIKALELIRTFPYGKASVVYLSYEPDNVVAKTLYASLGFVETGKIEYGELVAKLVL, encoded by the coding sequence ATGATAGAACTACGAAAGATCACATATGATAATTTTGATGAATGTATTAAATTAGAACCAAATGAAGAACAAAAAAGTTATGTTGCAAGTAATATACGCAGTCTTGCACAGGCCTATGTTTCTTTAACGAATAATGAGTGCATTCCTATGCCTTATGCCATTTATGACAATGATATCATGGTAGGTTTTATAATGTTATCCTATAATAAAGCAGATGAGAATGATGATGAAAATACTTATTGGGTATGGAGATTAATGATTGATAAGCGATATCAAGGCAAAGGTTATGGTAAGGAAACTATGATAAAGGCACTTGAATTGATTAGGACCTTCCCGTATGGAAAAGCTTCAGTAGTTTACCTTTCTTATGAACCAGACAATGTAGTAGCAAAGACACTTTATGCATCTTTAGGTTTTGTGGAAACAGGTAAGATTGAATATGGTGAATTGGTAGCAAAACTGGTTTTGTAG
- a CDS encoding helix-turn-helix domain-containing protein: MSLGEKLLYLRKQTGLSQEDVAEKLGVSRQTVSKWETDQTVPELIKAKLLSQLYNVSYDYLISGSHIGGDLTSIEMIVDEIDWTSAWSKKYPILSSYQGIKGIDTYSEKISELYDAFKNEFGFNDSDTVLVLKDILYQKYKIAKKKTK, encoded by the coding sequence ATGTCATTAGGCGAAAAATTATTATATTTGCGTAAACAGACAGGTTTATCGCAGGAAGATGTTGCTGAAAAATTAGGTGTATCTCGACAAACAGTAAGTAAATGGGAAACAGATCAAACTGTCCCTGAACTTATTAAAGCAAAATTATTAAGTCAACTTTACAATGTAAGTTATGATTATCTTATTAGTGGAAGTCATATTGGTGGTGACCTCACTAGTATTGAAATGATAGTTGATGAAATCGACTGGACAAGTGCATGGAGCAAAAAGTATCCGATTTTATCTTCATATCAAGGTATAAAAGGAATAGATACCTATAGTGAGAAGATATCTGAGTTGTATGATGCTTTTAAAAACGAATTTGGATTTAACGATTCTGACACTGTTTTGGTTTTAAAGGATATTCTTTATCAAAAATATAAAATAGCAAAAAAGAAAACCAAGTAA
- a CDS encoding SAF domain-containing protein: MKIKLNRRLLQIGAGCLILAIVITMYTFNQMKKASQPEPTESIAYFADNLTRGIIIKDSDIKMKETPISMIPIDAIRNKKELIDRELIVDVSKNEFALINKTTVRGEVREDVEAMWEIGIEVKEISDFLGSQIKIDEYYALLFADPITNKKYPINKVKITGLVDTTGNTIHPNSEGLPKVVIMAVETEEEMLEIASYKMKGLFELARPPKDWEYNSLNEIMLGNDKDYKEEL; the protein is encoded by the coding sequence ATGAAAATAAAGTTAAATCGAAGATTATTACAAATAGGTGCGGGATGCCTAATATTGGCTATTGTAATAACTATGTATACATTTAATCAGATGAAAAAAGCTTCTCAACCAGAACCAACTGAGAGTATTGCATATTTTGCTGATAATCTAACGAGGGGTATCATAATAAAGGACTCTGATATAAAAATGAAAGAAACACCTATCTCTATGATTCCTATTGATGCAATTAGGAATAAAAAAGAGTTAATAGATAGAGAACTAATTGTAGATGTAAGTAAGAATGAATTTGCACTTATAAATAAAACCACAGTAAGGGGAGAAGTAAGGGAAGATGTTGAAGCTATGTGGGAGATAGGAATTGAAGTAAAAGAGATTTCAGATTTTCTAGGATCACAGATAAAAATAGATGAATATTATGCTCTTTTGTTTGCAGATCCAATTACAAATAAAAAGTACCCTATTAATAAAGTAAAAATTACAGGACTAGTAGATACTACAGGAAATACTATTCATCCAAATAGTGAAGGACTTCCTAAAGTAGTTATAATGGCAGTAGAAACAGAAGAAGAAATGTTAGAAATAGCAAGCTATAAAATGAAAGGATTATTTGAACTTGCTAGGCCACCAAAGGATTGGGAATATAATTCTTTGAATGAAATAATGCTGGGAAATGATAAAGATTATAAAGAAGAATTATAA
- a CDS encoding RNA polymerase sigma factor, with product MLDIDDTYKEYAEMVFKFLMSLCNDEDTAEELTQETFYRAIKSANRYDGTCKVSTWLCQIAKHLWYQEIDKRRRKETSMLDENITSHKLNPEEELCLIEEKMQFIKAVHILDEIAKEVVLLRITGAFSFREIGEVFSKNENWARVTFYRAKQKIMKGRL from the coding sequence ATGCTTGACATAGATGACACGTATAAGGAATATGCAGAGATGGTCTTTAAATTCTTGATGAGTCTTTGTAATGATGAGGATACTGCGGAAGAGCTCACGCAGGAGACCTTTTACCGTGCAATAAAATCAGCTAATCGATATGATGGTACATGTAAAGTTTCGACATGGCTTTGCCAAATTGCAAAACATCTGTGGTATCAAGAAATTGATAAAAGAAGACGTAAAGAAACATCTATGCTTGATGAGAATATTACTTCCCACAAATTAAATCCGGAGGAAGAATTATGCCTGATAGAAGAAAAAATGCAATTTATCAAAGCAGTACATATTCTTGATGAAATTGCAAAGGAGGTAGTTCTCTTGCGTATAACAGGTGCATTTTCGTTTCGAGAAATTGGAGAAGTATTCAGCAAAAATGAAAACTGGGCAAGAGTGACTTTTTACCGTGCAAAACAAAAAATTATGAAAGGAAGATTGTAA